Sequence from the Synergistota bacterium genome:
TGCTGCTGTGGTTGCTACTATTAACATTCAGATTATTTTTAGGTACCTTTTGCGAAGTCCCTTGCCATGGACAATGGAAGTAGCTCAGCTGTTTTTCATTTATTTTGCGATTTTTGCCGGAGGTCTTGCTCTTACATACAATGCTTTTACTAAGGTGGAATTTTTGGTTAACTCTTTTCCTGAGAGATTGAGAAAAGCATTGTATATTATAGTTAATGCTTTGATCGCTGCTTTTTTGATTATAGCCGGTCAACAGACTGGGGAACTTATTTATCACGCCAGGATAACCAATAACATCACTCCTGCTCTATCAGTACCAATGAGTATAGTATATGGAATTTTTCAGATCGGTCTTTGGATTTCGGCCTTTTTTGCTCTTACTAACATCTTGAAAGTTTTTGTTCGAGAAGGGCC
This genomic interval carries:
- a CDS encoding TRAP transporter small permease — protein: MFWSYVLRFNEVLKKFIGYLVIFLFAAVVATINIQIIFRYLLRSPLPWTMEVAQLFFIYFAIFAGGLALTYNAFTKVEFLVNSFPERLRKALYIIVNALIAAFLIIAGQQTGELIYHARITNNITPALSVPMSIVYGIFQIGLWISAFFALTNILKVFVREGPNGVH